In the Ascaphus truei isolate aAscTru1 chromosome 12 unlocalized genomic scaffold, aAscTru1.hap1 SUPER_12_unloc_5, whole genome shotgun sequence genome, cattccacgtggctgtgcaggaagagctctcaacaacacgccccatccgcgctggcgtgccacagggatcagtcctgggacctttccttttcaacctcttcatgaatgacatccccacagacctccacaagactcaactggcactctacgcagacgatgtggcagtcatctcccagtccttcagagagaaagaagtagctaagaacatccagaaagcactagacatgctatcaacatggtacagcgactggcaagtaggactgaactccagcaagactacagctacactgtttaccaaaaagaggatcaaggcacaaccgccaatcaccctcaacggagaggctgtcaaatgggagccaaacagctcttacctaggtgtaatcctagatagcaaactatgctggagaaaccacattgagaagattcaacagaaggcaacaaccaagctggcagcactgtaccctctgctgaagacaaggaccatgcccatcaagagcaaagtcaatgtgatcaaggcgatcattagacccacaatgacatacgcctccccggtgtggagtggttgccaccaacatcaaagatcatctctcaaaaaattacagaacaaggcgcttcggattgcgtccaacgctccacttcctacaagaatagcagaccttcatagggaactgggtatcgagatgttagatgaacatctaaagaagctcaacaagaaattctacaaggaactggaccagaactcaaacccgctgatcaagaagcttgctgcgatctctgcaaacccatttgaccgctacccacgacccatcacagcgctgaacctgtgaaaccaactcaactgtggcaagtaacacagatcaagaagcttcctaaagagtgcgacaatacactcaacaagagaacttggagtaatgaggctcaagcctcggtatccaatatcaccactgacagatttaatctgtcagtcagaacagaacggtcaggGGGATTTTacctgcagctgcaatggccgagaccgctcctgctcctcctcctccagctgaaagcgccgccaagaagaagcagccgaaGAAAGCGGCGGGAGCCTCGAAAAGCCGCCCAGCAAAGTCCGGTCCCAGCGTGTCCGATCTGATAGTGAGAGCTGTGTCCGCCTCTAAGGAGCGCAGCGGGGTCTCCCTGTCCGCTCTGAAGAAGGCTCTGGCTGCAGGAGGCTACGATGTGGAGAAGAATAACAGCCGCCTGAAGCTGGCTCTCAAGGGCTTGGTGAGCAAGGAAACCCTGATCCAGCTGAAAGGGAGCGGAGCCTCCGGATCGTTCAAGCTGAATAAGAAGCAGctggagagcaaggagaaggcggccAAGAAAAAGGATGTGGGGAAACCCAAGAAGCCAGTGGCAAAGAAACCCGCCAAGTCCCCCAAGAAACCCAAAAAGGCTCCGGCGGGAGTGAAGAAAAGCCCCAAAAAGGTCAAGAAACCCTCGGCCGCCAAGAAGCCAGCAAAAAGCCCGAAGAAGTCTAAAGCTGCCAAGCCCAGGAAGGCTGTGAAGAGCCCGGCGGCTAAAAAGGCTGCGAAGCCAAAAACTGCTAAGAGTCCAGCTAAGGCCAAAGCAGCCAAACCCAAAGCAGCAAAGCCCAAGAGGGCGGCAGCTCCTAAGAAGTGAGACCGAGAACTTCAGCCTCttacaaacacaaaggctcttttaagagccaccacaaCCCCACATAGAGAGCTGTGCACATAATGTGTAACTGGGAATGTTTCTCCAACTTATCCCATGCAGGGGTTTGTGTTACACTGCCACACCATGttataaaataattgtgtttacATCACATTGAAAGCATGAAGCACACGCTATTCCCTAACACTTCAATATAATCACCAGtggcacatgggaggggggacatTTACAGGTTTGTCTTTACATGCACCCATATACAGTATGAAATGGTGACTATGCATGCAAGTCAATATATCACATGACAATGAATACAAATATTGAATTTGCGTTTATCTATATTGTCACACATCAAGTACATATGTTGATACAAGGATAACACACTTCTTTAATTCTCTATATTGAGATCAGTATCCGTGTGTTAATATTGATCAGGCAATTTCATTGAaaatgtggtggctcttaaaagagcctttgttttTCGGGTGTAAACGAAGTCAGGGTGCAGCCGGCCtaagctctctcccctctgatccTGCGGGCCAGCTGGATGTCCTTGGGCATGATGGTGACCCTCTTGGCGTGGATAGCGCACAGGTTGGTGTCCTCGAAGAGCCCCACCAGATAAGCCTCGCTGGCCTCCTGCAGAGCCATGACAGCCGAGCTCTGGAAGCGCAGGTCAGTCTTGAAGTCCTGGGCGATCTCCCGGACCAGGCGCTGGAAGGGCAGCTTGCGGATGAGCAGCTCGGTGGACTTCTGGTAGCGTCGGATCTCCCTGAGAGCCACAGTACCGGGCCGGTAGCGGTGAGGCTTCTTCACTCCGCCGGTGGCCGGAGCGCTCTTTCTGGCAGCCTTGGTCGCTAGCTGCTTACGGGGAGACTTCCCTccggtggatttccgggcggtctgcttggtccgggccatcctgtgctgctgtgtcagtgCGCGTCTCCGGTCAGgaactaataaagaaaaaaaacgctGCAGCTGCGTATTTATGGACTGCAgatcgctgtgattggctgctttgGTCCCGCCCTTCGCTTTGATTGGTTCTGTGAAAGCCGTTGCGATGTTCAAAAATCCCGCCTCAGACCGATATCGtcctaataaagttattatatattTAGTGCTTGTAAGTGGGACAATTAAAAAGATTTAATGTGATAACATTAGTGTTTGCACAGATACAGCACAGAGCTCTCTGACATGGAACATGTACTTATACCAAGTATTCAAATGCTCTTTAATCGGTGAAATGTAATATGAGGGGTTTTCTTTCCCAGATCATTGCTTCAATGGGACTTTCTTGGTTCATCTTCTTCTAAtgttcacattgtgttattattataaacccgaacacagagacacaaagaagCGGAACCGCGCGGCTCGTTTCCTTAATGCCTGCAGTTCCCAGAGCACCACACGGTGGCAGTGCTGCGctataaatggggcttccctaAATGTCTCTCGCTGTCACTGCTCTGTGTGATCTGATCAGCTCCTAACGGGGCTCTTTGGCTTCCCTCTAATGCTCCAGTCACAGTAGTTTGCTTTTAATTAAAATACcaagtctgtatatgtgtatacacaatgtgttatagtttaagcacaaattaaatattccataatgtattgtgtattttctaaataaagatgAACATCTGATGTTAGAGTAATATAACTAGACTGAACAGGGGCCTgtatttaaagatatctattaaaCGTATCCTCATTCCTTATTTATTGAACTATATCACTGCATATGAAATATTAAAATTACCAATGTAAATACACACTAtctaatacatttaaacagaagcTGAACTATATCAagacttgtttttttatttttcagataCAATATTAGCATGTAAGATGACAATTTAATTATGCATTAATTGTTGCTGTATTTTTGCATCTTTTTTCCAATGCTTGTCAAACTATGTCACCATTTAGGCAGATCCGGATAAGGATATATTTCCATTgtttcaatatgttttttttttattaattaatgtaTCTTCTCATACTGTTCATTCTTTTTTAAACTATAGATTTCTTATGTATCCTGAATAAGTCAGTTAGTTATTTGTAACTACAAATTGAAGAGATATTTTCCCCAAAGCTGCACTCAATATCCCATTCTTAATAAGCCTTCACTTTTAATACTTGTCACACTATTACTATGAACAAACATTACACATGAACCTACCAATCTTTACTTTAAGTGGTGAAGAGAAAAACAGTTGTTTTTTTCCAATAGTTCACCTCctctaattaatatattatctataacgtatccaatgctgttttgttcttttattatttatagataaaatgcattacatatgTATTGGAATCAATACATTCAATACTCTAATTTTTTGGAGACCataatttttttccccacagaaataagtaaaataaaattaatacgtTGTTTGTGACAACCTCAGTGAATGAAATctaccatataataataataataataataataataataataataataataataataataataataataataataacaacaacaacaataacatcattattattattattattattattattattattattattattattattattattattattattattattattattatgtgcctaAACCAACATGGTGATTACTTTTACCTAAACAGGTGCTCAAGCGACCAAGTTAATAACACTAGTGTGATAATTTTCTATGCAAATAACTACTTAGTGCTCAAATGTGTCACAATCTCCACTAACCAATCCTACTAAGTAACTATCTCCTATACAATTGCTATCATTAGCTACTCTTACAAACTAGTGTAACAGTGATATATGTTGCAACCAATCTACAATAATAATCTCAGGGGGAAGGTATCTCTCTAAATTGAAAACATTCAGTGTTTGATTCAATGTATCAATCTGCATATCTTTCTACTCTCCTCTGTAGAGGAAATATTGTATATAGTATATTGTCTGTAACCTGGCATATCACCATTATCTTGTGTTATaccatgtttccactgcagctatggattctgggaaataaacacacatataagcatacagtgtcacctttaACTTAATATCCATATTAACATGATCTCCTATAAGCATAGTTCTGCCTTATTATACTGAATTTTTTTGCACAGCTTGCTACATATCGTATAACTTCCATCATGTTTAAAATATAGTTTTTATTTCTAAAACATATTTTAGTATGTCTTTGAATATCTGTAATCTAAACAGCTGTTAGATTGTTTTGTGAAATGTAAATGAAGGGAGAGAATGAAAAGCCTGAAAAGCTCCAGCCTCATTGTAttgtatgggggctatgcactaagctcaatgggtttgtgttctaatgttaaaaaatagcatgtccgttaaaaagtgaggccggggacgcgattcactaaggccttgagcccattttttaacgtatgtgctcaaaacacccacagcgtacgtgttgcttgttgcttttttcccccctgctagcattcttaaacttcccatacactagctgatagaaaaaaaagctgcatgtaacatttgcatggtgatatgccatctccatgcaaggctgttacacaagcgatcgtacactaattaaaatcattttaataatagtgtacatgagcagggggtctccggagctgaaccgcattggtttcaggtccgaggaccccctacttcaggagatacaggcctcgttatggggtgccggtatcccctgcagcatttaaatgtcccggtcacgtgacgtggaagcttgaaactgcaggggataccggcatcccataaagatgcctgtatctcaggaagcagggggtcaccggacataaaaccaacgcgggtcagctccggagaccacctgcacatctacactatgaaacacatgtatattaaaaaaaagatttaacaaacatcaatacacgactctctgcccaaacccatacagtacagtaatgtgcaaaataactattatccagatatggataaaagattatttgcccattattaaacactgcattagcatgcctaaataaagtaaataaaaacagtagccagctaagccaatgaatacaagcaataaacaacatgaacaatgaattaattaaaccattaaccaatgaaaccaattaattcctaaaccagctcaaaatgaatagtagcattaaccaatcaaaccaatgaattactacaacattaatgaatgtaaacattaaaagacaaagaaataaattcaaacaatatctgaaataaccataaaatgcattagctaatataacacaacattaactacaaacgaacaccaatcgcaaacattttattagcattaagcaggaaaaaaataaacaatcacatccacataagaaattgaaattaaaacaaccaacagcaataccaagccacaaatgccccccaaatattgtcataataatgtaatcatctgtaccttaaagtggtacagattaatatattatcagtcaatgtgcctcccccaaaaataaaaaaaacacatccaatgaagaaacctgtaataatagacatttacaaacattcaatatagtacttaccattag is a window encoding:
- the LOC142473733 gene encoding histone H1-like; translation: MAETAPAPPPPAESAAKKKQPKKAAGASKSRPAKSGPSVSDLIVRAVSASKERSGVSLSALKKALAAGGYDVEKNNSRLKLALKGLVSKETLIQLKGSGASGSFKLNKKQLESKEKAAKKKDVGKPKKPVAKKPAKSPKKPKKAPAGVKKSPKKVKKPSAAKKPAKSPKKSKAAKPRKAVKSPAAKKAAKPKTAKSPAKAKAAKPKAAKPKRAAAPKK
- the LOC142473734 gene encoding histone H3-like, which produces MARTKQTARKSTGGKSPRKQLATKAARKSAPATGGVKKPHRYRPGTVALREIRRYQKSTELLIRKLPFQRLVREIAQDFKTDLRFQSSAVMALQEASEAYLVGLFEDTNLCAIHAKRVTIMPKDIQLARRIRGERA